Below is a window of Lacrimispora xylanolytica DNA.
AGCCCCGCCCTGCTGCAGTGCATACATGATTTTGCTGTTCTCCCCCATATACACCTCTTTGCCGGTTAAATATTCACTGTGTATGGGAAACTTCTTCACCTTGCCAAACTGGTTGAACCATTCACTTAAAAACATCATGGCCATCCGGGAGGTACCATTTTTCCCAAATTCCCCTTTTCCGTTATAGGCGTCAAGACAGTAAAGCATGATATGCTTCATGATATCAGGGGGTACTTCCTCTCGTTTGAAAAGAAAGCTCATAGCATTAAACAATGTGGTGGGGCCGCAGTCGTACTCCGTCACCTGATAATTCAGCGGGTTCTTCATGGATCATTCCCTTTCTTCTCTGTTTGTAACTCTATTCACTGAGGCCATACCACTGGCATCATACATACGTCTCGTCATACCCAGTATGGAAAGGTCGCAGATACCAATATTATTAAAGCCTCCCTCAATGAGCGTGCCTTCATACCGCAAGCCTGCCTTTTTCATGACCTTACCGGAATTAGGATTCTTTGTATCGTGCCTGGCCTCGATACGATTTACGCCCACCTCTTCAAAAAGAAAGCGAACAATTTCTCTTAAGGCTTCCGC
It encodes the following:
- a CDS encoding peptidase C39, which codes for MKNPLNYQVTEYDCGPTTLFNAMSFLFKREEVPPDIMKHIMLYCLDAYNGKGEFGKNGTSRMAMMFLSEWFNQFGKVKKFPIHSEYLTGKEVYMGENSKIMYALQQGGAVVARVMYGCWHYVLFTGADEKQVYLFDPYFRKKPFHQPDIKLITDMPCSRNRSVSWEMVNSTGKNPYALGPLEIREATIIFNRETQKKAADTIEYFI